From a single Herpetosiphon gulosus genomic region:
- a CDS encoding 1-acyl-sn-glycerol-3-phosphate acyltransferase, whose product MGRFVRWLVFRLLRLYYPRIAVEGLEQLPRGRVMFVLNHPNGLLDPLLLMLILGQPVAFLAKNTFFNNPIGRWMMQSFGALPIYRQRDAAEGSNTRDQNETTFARCRQLLADQHHLALFPEGTSHSEAYLLPLRSGAARIALGAEAEHNWQLDLNIVPIGLWYEDKHIFRSSVLLLVGKPIHVAEFQHAEAEREQAVAGLTSRMAEHLGGVVFQAGNAELLRGLPVMVGWTVDRLRRKRPSGREAYTSLTPSERVHLATLAAKAQRYARTLRLLGIADPWSPQLPLATRWRFWRKFLWTALAFIPAACGIVLSYPMYRLSGIVATRVTKELEVLSTIKLIAGIVLQPIGWIVSSLIIGLLTTWQAGLIVLVLAPLFGFIALRWSERWRAVREATAASWLRLTQPDLTTQLLQRRRDLGEQISNTILSLND is encoded by the coding sequence ATGGGGCGTTTTGTACGTTGGCTGGTGTTTCGGCTCTTACGTTTGTACTACCCTCGCATCGCCGTCGAAGGCTTGGAGCAGTTGCCACGTGGGCGGGTAATGTTTGTGCTCAATCACCCCAATGGCTTGCTTGACCCGCTCTTGTTGATGTTAATTCTCGGCCAGCCGGTGGCATTTTTGGCCAAAAATACTTTTTTCAACAACCCCATTGGCCGTTGGATGATGCAAAGCTTTGGGGCATTGCCAATCTATCGCCAACGCGATGCCGCCGAAGGCAGCAACACCCGCGATCAGAATGAAACGACCTTTGCCCGTTGTCGCCAACTTTTAGCTGATCAGCATCATTTAGCCTTATTTCCCGAAGGCACATCACATTCTGAGGCTTATTTGTTGCCGTTACGCTCAGGCGCAGCCCGGATTGCGCTCGGTGCCGAGGCTGAGCACAATTGGCAACTTGATCTCAACATCGTGCCAATTGGCTTATGGTATGAAGATAAACATATTTTTCGTTCTTCGGTGCTCTTATTAGTTGGCAAACCAATTCATGTAGCCGAATTTCAGCATGCCGAGGCTGAACGCGAACAGGCAGTTGCTGGTTTGACCAGCCGTATGGCCGAGCATTTGGGTGGCGTGGTGTTTCAGGCAGGTAATGCCGAATTACTGCGTGGCCTGCCAGTGATGGTCGGCTGGACAGTTGATCGCTTGCGCCGCAAACGCCCAAGTGGCCGCGAAGCTTATACCTCGCTCACGCCCAGCGAACGGGTGCACTTGGCGACACTCGCTGCCAAAGCCCAGCGCTACGCTCGCACATTACGGCTTTTGGGCATCGCCGACCCATGGTCACCGCAATTACCCTTAGCGACCCGTTGGCGCTTTTGGCGCAAATTTCTGTGGACAGCCCTCGCCTTTATTCCTGCCGCTTGCGGCATTGTGCTCAGTTACCCAATGTATCGGCTTAGCGGAATCGTGGCCACCCGTGTAACCAAAGAGCTAGAGGTGTTGAGCACGATTAAATTGATCGCAGGCATCGTGCTGCAACCAATTGGCTGGATTGTTAGCAGCTTGATCATCGGGTTATTGACAACCTGGCAGGCTGGCCTGATTGTGCTTGTGCTGGCTCCATTATTTGGTTTTATTGCCCTGCGCTGGAGTGAACGCTGGCGGGCAGTGCGCGAAGCCACCGCCGCTTCGTGGCTACGGTTGACCCAGCCCGACCTCACGACCCAACTCTTACAGCGCCGCCGCGATTTGGGTGAGCAAATTTCGAATA
- a CDS encoding DUF2723 domain-containing protein, translating into MNPQIAKQSSHYITQPTKQWMDRLIPWLIVGLLLPIYCLMSSPTISTAYGSSDSGELTTALWIGAVPHPPGSPTYLLFGQIALNWLGGEPAQRLAWLSAIATALSAGVLAASVGLSASEQSPKIRWSAMVAAGLGVGLSQRIWQQALVVEVYALANLFQALLLWLSLRWQRWQQTSTLAALGLVLGLGLGVQLPVAAWLVGFGLFWFKAKWSIKWRQIGLFWLMLGLGLSCYLVLPWRGTTVPQASWGDWSSVEGAIAHISASEYRYLVGAVPLSEQIQRLILACRDLLASYWWIVGPLLIGFGWTKIIPAQRWMLVGWAGVTLLWAISYGGADAQVYLLPIHVLAGWLLGIGVVGLAQYRQIAGWMWLAPVLSLLALPLGWQFSLRDQTQIRDQAIVLLQQQPHNGQLLSNDDQTTFSAWYVQNVLGIRPDVEVIDQRLQQQPWYQQREELPLR; encoded by the coding sequence ATGAATCCTCAAATTGCAAAACAATCGTCACACTATATCACGCAGCCAACCAAACAATGGATGGATCGGTTGATCCCTTGGCTGATCGTTGGGTTGTTATTGCCAATCTATTGCTTGATGAGCAGCCCAACCATCAGTACGGCCTATGGCAGCAGTGATAGTGGCGAGCTGACAACGGCACTCTGGATTGGCGCAGTGCCGCATCCACCAGGCTCACCCACTTATTTGCTGTTTGGGCAAATTGCGCTCAACTGGCTTGGTGGCGAGCCAGCGCAGCGTTTAGCGTGGTTGAGTGCCATCGCTACGGCATTGAGTGCTGGCGTGCTCGCTGCTAGTGTTGGATTAAGCGCCAGCGAGCAATCGCCCAAAATCCGTTGGAGCGCAATGGTGGCTGCTGGCTTAGGCGTTGGGCTAAGTCAACGGATTTGGCAACAAGCGCTGGTGGTTGAAGTGTATGCCTTGGCAAATTTGTTTCAAGCTTTATTGCTTTGGCTGAGTTTACGCTGGCAGCGTTGGCAACAAACCAGCACGTTGGCGGCACTTGGCTTGGTTTTAGGCTTGGGTTTGGGCGTGCAACTGCCAGTCGCCGCATGGCTGGTTGGCTTCGGCTTGTTTTGGTTCAAAGCCAAATGGTCGATTAAATGGCGGCAGATTGGGCTATTTTGGTTGATGCTTGGGCTTGGTCTCAGTTGCTATTTGGTGTTGCCATGGCGCGGTACGACGGTTCCACAAGCAAGTTGGGGTGATTGGAGCAGCGTTGAAGGAGCAATTGCCCATATCAGCGCCAGTGAATATCGTTATTTAGTTGGAGCCGTACCACTGAGCGAGCAAATTCAACGGCTCATTTTAGCTTGTCGCGATTTGCTGGCCAGCTATTGGTGGATCGTCGGGCCATTGCTGATTGGTTTTGGTTGGACAAAAATCATACCTGCTCAACGCTGGATGCTGGTTGGTTGGGCTGGAGTTACCCTGCTTTGGGCCATCAGTTATGGCGGCGCTGATGCCCAAGTCTATCTCTTGCCAATCCATGTGTTGGCTGGTTGGTTGCTGGGAATAGGTGTTGTGGGTTTAGCACAGTATCGCCAAATCGCTGGTTGGATGTGGTTAGCGCCAGTGTTGAGCTTGCTCGCATTACCCTTGGGCTGGCAATTTTCGCTACGCGATCAAACCCAAATCCGCGATCAAGCGATCGTATTATTGCAACAACAACCGCACAATGGCCAATTGCTCAGCAACGATGATCAAACAACATTTAGTGCATGGTATGTGCAAAATGTCTTGGGGATACGACCAGATGTAGAGGTTATTGATCAGCGGTTACAACAACAGCCGTGGTATCAGCAACGGGAAGAGTTACCACTTCGCTAG
- a CDS encoding PP2C family protein-serine/threonine phosphatase, whose protein sequence is MSIIFYLIYQPNFAWIADLLPILSFFVVTTAIAWLYQRTLDNSMISLQAARQQLMQDTLIRQELAIARNLQQELYPKPQHYSECLDIGASVQPALETSGDLYDLIRLNDDEIAIIVGDATGKSVAAAMVMAMTRSIIRSEARRSRNPGHVLRHVNAILHADDAVNQMMTVWYGVLNLRHHQLRFANAGHPFPLLRRNGVVQELEAFGTPLRSIRNFPYAEQTIQLQANDRLVVYTDGVIETMNEQRELYSFDRWCAAVRDIEAENTAGLIDAYCAAVDEFRGAARQADDLTLVVVDIIKDPSEVVTLPVADTTAVVVTADQ, encoded by the coding sequence ATGTCAATTATTTTTTACTTAATATATCAACCAAATTTTGCTTGGATAGCGGATCTATTACCAATATTAAGCTTTTTTGTAGTAACTACAGCGATTGCTTGGCTTTATCAACGCACACTTGATAATTCGATGATCTCGCTGCAAGCGGCTCGCCAGCAATTGATGCAAGATACCCTGATTCGCCAAGAGTTGGCGATTGCCCGTAATTTGCAGCAAGAACTCTATCCCAAGCCCCAACACTACAGCGAATGCCTTGATATTGGCGCTTCGGTGCAGCCTGCGCTCGAAACTAGCGGCGATTTGTATGATCTGATTCGCTTGAACGACGATGAGATTGCCATTATCGTGGGCGATGCAACTGGCAAGAGTGTGGCAGCAGCCATGGTGATGGCGATGACCCGCTCAATTATTCGCAGCGAAGCCCGCCGTTCGCGCAATCCAGGCCACGTTTTGCGCCATGTCAATGCCATTTTGCACGCCGACGATGCGGTCAATCAGATGATGACAGTCTGGTATGGGGTGCTGAATTTGCGCCATCATCAATTACGTTTTGCCAATGCTGGTCACCCTTTCCCGCTGTTGCGGCGTAATGGGGTGGTGCAAGAGCTAGAGGCCTTTGGCACGCCGCTGCGCTCGATTCGAAATTTCCCCTATGCCGAGCAAACCATCCAATTGCAAGCCAATGATCGCTTGGTGGTCTATACCGATGGCGTGATTGAAACCATGAACGAGCAACGCGAGTTATATAGTTTTGATCGTTGGTGTGCCGCTGTGCGCGATATTGAAGCCGAAAATACGGCTGGCCTGATCGATGCCTATTGTGCGGCGGTCGATGAGTTCCGGGGAGCCGCCCGTCAAGCTGATGACCTAACTCTGGTGGTCGTCGATATTATCAAAGATCCTAGCGAAGTGGTAACTCTTCCCGTTGCTGATACCACGGCTGTTGTTGTAACCGCTGATCAATAA
- a CDS encoding Franean1_4349 family RiPP, with protein MSSKYSVEFQRLIDQATSDEAFRQELLDSSNIAETLKNHGFNLTDDELQQVEASATNFQGSGASARISGWY; from the coding sequence ATGAGTTCAAAGTACAGCGTGGAGTTTCAACGCCTGATCGATCAAGCCACCTCGGACGAAGCCTTCCGCCAAGAACTGTTGGATAGTAGCAATATTGCCGAAACTCTCAAAAACCATGGTTTTAACTTAACTGATGACGAATTGCAACAGGTCGAAGCATCTGCAACCAATTTCCAAGGATCAGGAGCCTCAGCTAGAATTAGCGGCTGGTATTAA